In the Pseudothauera hydrothermalis genome, one interval contains:
- a CDS encoding PIN domain-containing protein, protein MSSHFTVVYDACVFYPAPLRDLLMHLALSDLYRARWSDRIHAEWMRNVLASRPDLTQDQLNRTRRLMNAHVRDCLVTGFEHLIPAIELPDPDDRHVVAAAIHAGASLIVTFNLKDFPVEALRPYNLAAQHPDDFIVDLLDLHPAGVLEAAARHRRSLKNPPKTAEEYLDTLLAQGLTQSVAAMRQWIMAM, encoded by the coding sequence ATGAGTTCGCATTTCACCGTCGTCTATGACGCCTGCGTGTTCTATCCGGCACCCCTGCGTGACCTGTTGATGCATCTGGCGCTGTCGGATCTGTACCGGGCGCGCTGGAGCGACCGGATTCACGCCGAGTGGATGCGCAACGTCCTGGCCAGCCGCCCCGATCTCACTCAAGACCAGCTGAACCGGACGCGCCGGCTGATGAACGCCCACGTCCGGGACTGCCTGGTCACCGGCTTCGAGCACCTGATCCCCGCAATCGAACTGCCAGACCCCGACGACCGCCATGTGGTAGCAGCCGCCATCCACGCCGGTGCCAGTCTGATCGTGACCTTCAACCTCAAGGACTTCCCGGTCGAGGCGCTGCGCCCCTACAACCTCGCCGCCCAGCATCCGGACGACTTCATCGTCGATCTGCTCGATCTGCATCCAGCCGGCGTGCTGGAGGCCGCGGCCCGCCATCGCCGCTCCCTGAAAAACCCGCCCAAGACGGCGGAGGAATACCTCGACACCCTGCTGGCGCAGGGGCTGACGCAATCGGTGGCGGCGATGCGCCAATGGATCATGGCCATGTGA
- a CDS encoding heavy metal translocating P-type ATPase, which yields MDLRSDHEHRQHAHDHPSALQRAEGLKDPVCGMDVTAQSEHHVEHAGRLFYFCSAKCRAKFVAEPARYAYSGHEPSSVEAPALAAGTIYTCPMHPEIRQDHPGYCPKCGMALEPVLPDLEGEESPELRDFQRRFWYTLPLTVMVTVLAMFGHQLHWFEARTQTWIELVLSLPIVLWAGRPFFVRGWQSVVHRSPNMWTLIALGTGAAFVYSVAATVAPQLFPDSFVSMGRVAVYFEAAAVIISLTLLGQVLELKARSQTSAAIKSLLGLAPKTARRLRDDGTEEDVPLTHIHVGDRLRIRPGEKVPVDGTVIEGSSAVDESMLTGESLPVTKRVGDKVIGATLNTSGALVMVAERVGSATMLSQIVQMVAQAQRSKAPMQRMADVVAGYFVVATVSIAVLTFFAWGLFGPEPRWVFGLINAVAVLIIACPCALGLATPMSIMVATGRGATQGVLFRDAAAIEKMRQVDTLIVDKTGTLTEGRPRYQTTIAAEGFTAGEALRLAASLDQGSEHPLAEAIVTAAREQGLVLSRAEEFDSHSGIGVRGRVDGHAVALGNTALMEQLGVDVRPLAERAEALRGEGASVMHLAVDGVLAAVLAVADPVKKTTPQALASLRAEGLRVVMATGDGLTTAKAVAARLGIDEVHGEVKPADKLQLVERLQREGRIVAMAGDGINDAPALAKADVGIAMGTGTDVAMNSAQITLVKGDLRGIAVARALSVATVRNMKQNLMFAFLYNALGIPIAAGVLYPLTGWLLSPLIAALAMSFSSASVIGNALRLRGVRLV from the coding sequence ATGGACCTGCGATCAGACCACGAACACCGCCAACACGCCCACGACCACCCGAGCGCACTGCAGCGGGCCGAAGGTCTGAAGGACCCTGTCTGCGGCATGGACGTGACCGCGCAGTCCGAGCACCACGTCGAGCACGCAGGCCGACTCTTTTACTTCTGCAGCGCCAAGTGCCGGGCGAAGTTCGTCGCCGAGCCGGCGCGCTATGCCTACAGCGGCCATGAGCCTTCGTCTGTCGAAGCGCCGGCGCTGGCGGCAGGCACGATCTACACCTGCCCCATGCACCCCGAGATCCGGCAGGATCACCCCGGCTATTGTCCGAAGTGCGGCATGGCGCTGGAGCCGGTGCTGCCGGATCTCGAAGGAGAAGAGAGTCCCGAGCTGCGCGATTTCCAGCGCCGCTTCTGGTACACCCTGCCGCTGACCGTCATGGTCACTGTGCTTGCCATGTTCGGCCACCAGTTGCATTGGTTCGAGGCGCGCACACAGACCTGGATCGAACTCGTTCTGTCCCTGCCCATCGTCCTGTGGGCGGGTCGGCCGTTCTTCGTGCGCGGCTGGCAGTCCGTGGTCCATCGCAGCCCGAACATGTGGACCCTGATCGCGCTGGGCACCGGGGCGGCGTTCGTCTACAGCGTGGCGGCGACCGTGGCCCCACAACTGTTCCCGGACTCGTTCGTGTCCATGGGACGGGTCGCGGTGTACTTCGAGGCGGCGGCGGTGATCATTTCCCTGACCCTGCTGGGGCAGGTACTGGAACTCAAGGCGCGTTCGCAGACCTCGGCCGCCATCAAGTCCTTGCTCGGACTGGCCCCCAAGACCGCCCGGCGCCTTCGCGACGATGGCACGGAAGAGGACGTGCCCCTGACGCACATCCATGTCGGCGATCGGCTGCGCATTCGACCCGGCGAAAAGGTTCCGGTAGATGGTACGGTAATCGAGGGCAGCAGCGCTGTCGACGAATCGATGCTGACGGGGGAGTCCCTGCCCGTGACCAAGCGGGTGGGCGACAAGGTCATCGGTGCGACGCTCAATACCAGTGGCGCGCTCGTCATGGTCGCCGAACGTGTCGGCTCGGCGACCATGCTGTCCCAGATTGTGCAGATGGTGGCGCAGGCGCAGCGGTCCAAGGCGCCGATGCAGCGCATGGCCGATGTCGTGGCGGGCTATTTCGTGGTCGCGACGGTGTCCATCGCCGTGCTGACCTTTTTTGCCTGGGGCCTGTTCGGGCCGGAACCGCGTTGGGTTTTTGGCCTCATCAACGCCGTGGCTGTGCTGATCATCGCCTGCCCCTGCGCGCTGGGCTTGGCCACGCCCATGTCGATCATGGTGGCGACCGGGCGAGGGGCTACGCAGGGGGTGCTGTTTCGCGATGCCGCCGCGATCGAGAAAATGCGCCAGGTCGATACCCTGATCGTCGACAAGACCGGCACATTGACCGAGGGCCGGCCGCGCTATCAGACGACGATCGCAGCCGAAGGCTTCACCGCCGGCGAAGCCTTGCGACTGGCTGCCAGCCTCGACCAGGGCAGCGAGCACCCGCTGGCGGAAGCCATCGTCACGGCCGCGCGCGAGCAGGGCCTGGTGCTCTCACGCGCCGAGGAGTTCGACTCGCACTCAGGCATCGGCGTGCGCGGGCGCGTCGATGGACATGCCGTGGCACTGGGCAACACCGCGCTGATGGAACAGCTCGGTGTGGACGTGCGGCCATTGGCCGAGCGGGCGGAGGCGCTGCGCGGTGAGGGTGCCAGCGTGATGCATCTGGCCGTCGATGGCGTGCTCGCCGCAGTCCTGGCCGTCGCCGACCCGGTGAAGAAGACCACACCGCAAGCGCTGGCGTCGTTGCGCGCGGAGGGCTTGCGCGTCGTCATGGCCACGGGCGACGGTCTGACCACGGCCAAGGCCGTGGCGGCGCGCTTGGGCATCGATGAGGTGCATGGCGAGGTCAAGCCCGCCGACAAACTGCAACTGGTGGAGCGGCTGCAGCGCGAGGGGCGTATCGTTGCGATGGCTGGTGACGGCATCAATGATGCCCCGGCCTTGGCAAAGGCCGACGTCGGTATCGCCATGGGCACCGGCACCGACGTGGCGATGAACAGCGCACAGATCACGCTCGTCAAGGGTGACCTGCGCGGTATTGCGGTGGCGCGCGCCTTGTCAGTGGCCACGGTCCGCAACATGAAGCAGAACCTGATGTTCGCCTTTCTCTACAACGCACTGGGCATTCCCATTGCGGCCGGCGTGCTGTATCCGCTCACCGGTTGGCTGCTTTCACCGTTGATCGCCGCCCTGGCGATGAGTTTCAGCTCCGCATCGGTGATCGGCAATGCGCTGCGTTTGCGCGGCGTCCGTCTTGTCTGA
- a CDS encoding cupredoxin domain-containing protein gives MSVLALSALPVLALAAGNHQGGHGMAGHDMQGMHGSMHGGASHSNVGKPGDPAKVDRTIEVVMDDSMRFTPANIAVKKGETIRFFVKNTGKVPHEMVIGSMKELKAHAEMMRKMPQMQHAEPNMVTLQPGQRGGLVWQFDQPGTVDFACLIPGHMEAGMVGKIVVE, from the coding sequence TTGAGCGTTTTGGCGCTGAGCGCGTTGCCTGTGTTGGCGCTGGCCGCCGGCAATCATCAGGGCGGCCATGGCATGGCCGGGCACGACATGCAAGGCATGCACGGTTCGATGCACGGTGGCGCATCACACTCCAACGTCGGCAAACCAGGCGATCCCGCCAAGGTCGACCGCACCATCGAGGTGGTCATGGACGACTCGATGCGGTTCACGCCGGCGAACATCGCGGTCAAGAAGGGCGAGACCATCCGCTTTTTCGTCAAGAACACGGGCAAGGTGCCGCACGAAATGGTGATCGGCTCAATGAAGGAACTCAAGGCGCACGCCGAGATGATGCGCAAGATGCCCCAGATGCAGCATGCCGAGCCGAACATGGTGACGCTCCAGCCTGGCCAGCGCGGCGGGCTGGTTTGGCAGTTCGATCAGCCCGGTACGGTGGACTTCGCCTGCCTCATCCCCGGCCATATGGAAGCGGGCATGGTGGGCAAGATCGTCGTCGAATAA
- a CDS encoding DUF2933 domain-containing protein: MNTTDQEHLHDTRGQSGLNRRMRTALLMVALIGGFYLLREHWIHVAGNWVYLLLLACPLMHLLHGHGGDGGHGAPPDKPANREA; this comes from the coding sequence ATGAACACGACTGACCAAGAACACCTCCACGACACGCGCGGCCAGTCCGGCCTGAATCGGCGCATGAGGACCGCGTTGCTGATGGTTGCCCTCATCGGCGGCTTCTATCTGCTGCGCGAGCACTGGATCCATGTCGCAGGCAATTGGGTGTACCTGTTGCTGCTGGCGTGCCCGCTGATGCACCTGCTGCATGGCCACGGTGGCGATGGCGGGCATGGTGCGCCGCCCGACAAACCCGCCAACAGGGAGGCGTAA
- a CDS encoding site-specific recombinase resolvase codes for MDETLETFVPLVLRRRGVQRVADDDRHVHDVTLLDGLARAFYWQHLLDTGAMASGSAIARAEKLHHSVVNELLRLTLLAPDIIERMMAGRQPRRLTLMWFQRNRLPVDWQAQRQLMASFEEDAP; via the coding sequence ATGGACGAGACCTTGGAAACCTTCGTGCCGTTGGTGTTGCGCCGCCGTGGCGTCCAGCGCGTCGCCGATGACGACCGGCACGTCCACGACGTCACGCTGCTCGACGGGCTGGCGCGCGCCTTCTACTGGCAGCACCTGCTGGACACCGGCGCAATGGCGAGCGGGTCCGCCATTGCACGGGCCGAGAAACTGCACCATTCGGTGGTCAACGAACTGCTGCGCCTGACGCTGCTCGCGCCGGACATCATCGAGCGGATGATGGCTGGGCGGCAGCCGCGCCGCCTGACCCTGATGTGGTTCCAGCGCAACCGCCTGCCCGTGGATTGGCAGGCCCAACGCCAGCTCATGGCGAGCTTTGAGGAGGATGCCCCGTGA
- a CDS encoding helix-turn-helix domain-containing protein yields the protein MTTTAKALPSAEDIALARESGRVLSTVLQTRADTQTIDFHDDKGTVRSVTLPTSALRLLLDVLTEIGQGNAVTIIPIHAELTTQEAADLLNVSRPFLVQLLEKGEIPFHKIGTHRRVRYQDVIAYKNRIDAERRKALDELAAQAQELGMGY from the coding sequence ATGACCACCACCGCCAAGGCGCTGCCCTCCGCCGAGGACATCGCACTGGCCCGGGAGTCCGGGCGGGTGCTGTCGACCGTGCTGCAGACCCGCGCGGACACCCAGACCATCGACTTCCACGACGACAAAGGCACCGTGCGATCGGTGACGCTGCCCACCTCGGCGCTGCGCCTGCTGCTGGATGTGCTGACCGAGATCGGTCAGGGCAACGCCGTCACCATCATTCCCATCCACGCCGAGCTGACGACGCAGGAGGCGGCCGATCTGCTCAACGTCTCGCGCCCCTTCCTCGTGCAGTTGCTGGAGAAAGGCGAGATCCCGTTCCACAAGATCGGCACGCACCGCCGCGTGCGCTACCAGGACGTGATTGCCTACAAGAACCGCATCGACGCCGAGCGGCGCAAGGCGCTCGACGAACTGGCGGCCCAGGCCCAGGAACTCGGCATGGGGTATTGA
- a CDS encoding recombinase family protein, with product MSDATLIATSKVRKRCAVYCRVSSDERLDQEFNSIDAQKEAGHAFIASQRAEGWIPVADDYDDPGFSGGNTERPALKRLMADIQRGQIDIVVVYKIDRLTRSLADFSKMVEVFERHNVSFVSVTQQFNTTTPMGRLMLNVLLSFAQFEREVTGERIRDKIAAAKRKGMWMGGVPPLGYDVENRQLVINEAEAAVVRRIFEEMLTIGSPTQIAARLTAEGITTKAWTTQEGKTRAGTRIDKKYLHKLLRNRIYLGELPHKGNWYPGAHPAIIDPGLWGKVHEVLAKDGHARSVETKIRSRTDALLRGLLYAPSGERMYPTYSRKNGRKYRYYVSKSESRFGAPGKRYERLPAPEIEAAVVAQIRTVLTSPESIASVVRHIQENGGQVDEATTVMAMGRLNDVWDQLFPVERHRIANLMIERIDLVHAGEVQGIKVKWREIGWNALIEEFAPKSIGAEMLEVEA from the coding sequence GTGAGCGATGCCACCCTGATCGCCACCAGCAAGGTGCGCAAGCGCTGCGCCGTCTACTGCCGGGTGTCCTCGGACGAGCGGCTCGACCAGGAGTTCAATTCCATCGACGCGCAAAAGGAAGCGGGCCACGCCTTCATCGCCAGCCAGCGCGCCGAGGGCTGGATTCCGGTAGCCGACGACTACGACGATCCCGGCTTCTCCGGCGGCAACACCGAGCGTCCGGCCCTCAAGCGCCTGATGGCCGACATCCAGCGCGGGCAGATCGACATCGTGGTCGTCTACAAGATCGACCGCCTGACGAGGAGCCTGGCCGACTTCTCGAAGATGGTCGAGGTGTTCGAGCGCCACAACGTGTCCTTCGTGTCCGTCACCCAGCAGTTCAACACCACCACCCCGATGGGACGGCTGATGCTCAACGTCCTGCTGTCCTTCGCCCAGTTCGAGCGCGAGGTCACCGGCGAGCGCATCCGCGACAAGATCGCGGCGGCCAAGCGCAAAGGCATGTGGATGGGCGGCGTCCCGCCCCTGGGCTACGACGTCGAAAACCGCCAATTGGTCATCAACGAGGCCGAGGCGGCGGTGGTGCGCCGCATCTTCGAGGAGATGCTGACCATCGGCTCACCCACCCAGATCGCGGCACGGCTGACCGCCGAGGGCATCACGACCAAGGCCTGGACCACACAGGAAGGCAAGACCCGGGCGGGCACCCGCATCGACAAGAAATACCTGCACAAACTTCTGCGCAACCGCATCTACCTTGGCGAGCTGCCGCACAAGGGAAACTGGTACCCGGGCGCACACCCGGCGATCATCGATCCGGGGCTGTGGGGCAAGGTGCATGAGGTGCTGGCCAAGGACGGCCATGCCCGGTCGGTGGAAACCAAGATCCGGTCGCGCACCGATGCCTTGCTGCGAGGGCTGCTGTACGCGCCGTCGGGTGAGCGGATGTACCCGACCTACTCGCGCAAGAACGGGCGCAAGTACCGCTACTACGTGTCCAAGTCGGAAAGCCGCTTCGGCGCCCCGGGCAAGCGCTACGAGCGCCTGCCTGCGCCGGAGATCGAGGCAGCGGTGGTCGCCCAAATCCGCACGGTGCTGACCAGCCCGGAATCCATTGCCTCGGTGGTTCGCCACATTCAGGAGAACGGCGGACAGGTCGACGAGGCCACCACGGTAATGGCAATGGGACGGCTCAACGACGTGTGGGATCAGCTCTTCCCGGTCGAGCGTCATCGCATCGCCAACCTGATGATCGAGCGCATCGACCTCGTTCACGCCGGGGAGGTGCAAGGCATCAAGGTGAAGTGGCGCGAGATTGGCTGGAACGCCTTGATCGAGGAGTTCGCGCCGAAAAGCATCGGCGCTGAGATGCTGGAGGTCGAAGCCTGA
- a CDS encoding Bro-N domain-containing protein, giving the protein MSTELIPFDFEGRQVRVVTDDQGEPWFVAADVCAALALPDTHKAVARLDDDEKDRNSIPTPGGMQDMTVVNEPGLYSLVLGSRKPEAKRFKRWVTHEVLPAIRKSGAYTVRGVQPALPAPTQDRVSSILLIGEAVARVPGVKPGIAMAATLTCIQENTGLSVETLRRALPPKDAAANEAICSLNATQLGKLINRSAKATNQLLASSGLQFRNERDEWELTEAGEVWAEAMPYSRNGHSGYQILWNPAVAELLKEVA; this is encoded by the coding sequence ATGAGTACCGAACTGATCCCGTTCGACTTCGAGGGTCGGCAAGTCCGCGTGGTGACCGACGACCAGGGCGAGCCCTGGTTCGTGGCGGCCGACGTGTGCGCCGCGCTGGCGTTGCCGGACACGCACAAAGCCGTCGCCAGGCTGGACGACGACGAGAAGGATCGGAATTCAATTCCGACCCCCGGCGGCATGCAGGACATGACCGTCGTGAACGAACCAGGCCTTTACAGCCTGGTGCTCGGCAGCCGCAAGCCCGAGGCCAAGCGCTTCAAGCGCTGGGTGACGCACGAGGTGCTCCCGGCGATCCGCAAGAGCGGTGCTTATACCGTGCGCGGGGTGCAACCGGCACTTCCCGCGCCGACCCAGGATCGCGTGTCGTCGATCCTGTTGATCGGCGAAGCCGTGGCCAGGGTGCCGGGCGTGAAGCCCGGCATCGCGATGGCCGCGACGCTCACCTGCATCCAGGAGAACACCGGACTCTCGGTCGAGACGCTGCGTCGGGCCCTCCCTCCCAAGGATGCCGCGGCGAATGAGGCGATCTGCTCGCTCAACGCCACCCAGCTCGGCAAGCTGATCAACCGCTCGGCCAAGGCGACGAACCAGCTGCTGGCTAGCAGCGGCCTGCAATTCCGCAACGAGCGCGACGAGTGGGAGCTGACCGAGGCCGGTGAGGTCTGGGCCGAGGCCATGCCCTACTCCCGCAACGGCCACAGCGGCTACCAGATCCTGTGGAACCCCGCCGTCGCCGAACTGCTGAAGGAGGTGGCGTGA
- a CDS encoding helix-turn-helix transcriptional regulator, whose translation MHQQVASVQSGRHRYPAPPEGTTPLALNEYELAARWGLSVKTLRRWRQEQLGPIFCKLGARVTYLISDIEAFERRVSRYSTSARAYQ comes from the coding sequence ATGCACCAACAGGTTGCATCTGTTCAATCCGGCCGCCACCGCTATCCGGCGCCCCCTGAAGGCACGACACCCCTCGCGCTCAACGAGTACGAGCTCGCCGCCCGCTGGGGGCTCTCCGTCAAAACCCTGCGCCGCTGGCGCCAGGAGCAGCTGGGCCCGATCTTCTGCAAGCTCGGCGCCCGCGTCACCTACCTGATCTCCGACATCGAGGCCTTCGAGCGGCGTGTGTCGCGCTACTCGACCTCCGCCCGGGCTTACCAGTGA
- a CDS encoding DUF411 domain-containing protein, with amino-acid sequence MHQTVDQPFPRRRRLLLAVLALSLPSLAPAAAPQTLAVQVWKDPNCGCCKDWIAHLEKSGFRVSAVDQGNSAARTRLGMPQKFGSCHTALIQGYVIEGHVPATDIQRLLKEKPQALGLAVPGMPIGSPGMDGVAYGGRRDAYKVLLVGKDGAAQVFGSYP; translated from the coding sequence ATGCACCAAACCGTTGATCAACCGTTCCCCCGGCGGCGCAGGCTGCTGCTGGCGGTGCTTGCGCTGAGTCTTCCCTCCCTGGCACCAGCCGCCGCACCGCAGACGCTTGCCGTGCAGGTGTGGAAGGACCCGAACTGTGGGTGTTGCAAGGACTGGATTGCCCACCTGGAGAAAAGCGGATTCCGCGTGAGTGCCGTCGACCAGGGCAACAGCGCAGCCCGCACTCGCCTCGGGATGCCGCAGAAATTCGGTTCCTGCCATACGGCCCTGATCCAGGGCTATGTGATCGAAGGCCACGTACCCGCAACGGACATCCAGCGGCTGCTCAAGGAAAAGCCCCAAGCCCTGGGCTTGGCGGTGCCGGGCATGCCCATTGGTTCACCCGGCATGGATGGTGTCGCCTACGGAGGACGCCGTGATGCCTACAAAGTCTTGCTGGTTGGGAAAGACGGAGCAGCGCAAGTTTTTGGTTCTTATCCGTGA
- a CDS encoding CopK family periplasmic copper-binding protein produces MKARITAVVAATVLSAIVTPSFAGDAAAASAKKMFLLKDGGTLYVFEDGKTALEDKFGRAINLKEGQSLETVDGQKITANGNEVARLDFLLRQGHSGG; encoded by the coding sequence ATGAAAGCCAGGATTACCGCTGTTGTCGCCGCCACCGTGCTGAGCGCCATCGTAACCCCATCGTTCGCTGGTGACGCGGCAGCGGCCAGCGCCAAGAAAATGTTCCTCCTCAAGGACGGTGGAACCCTGTATGTATTCGAGGACGGCAAGACGGCGCTGGAAGACAAGTTCGGACGGGCTATCAACCTGAAAGAGGGGCAATCGCTCGAAACGGTCGATGGCCAGAAGATTACAGCCAACGGCAACGAGGTCGCTCGACTCGATTTTCTTCTCCGTCAGGGTCATTCCGGCGGTTGA
- a CDS encoding DUF2924 domain-containing protein: MNEKQASVAARIAELSRLPIAELWTVWDRYFTSRPINPNRAFVESRIAYKLQEEAFGGLAPATRQRLEAIGAKHSKIKLRARPREFNFAPGTVLLREWGEREHKVTVTAEGLFEYEGHTFKSLTAVARHITGTHWSGPLFFGLVGKGGAQ, encoded by the coding sequence ATGAACGAGAAACAAGCATCGGTCGCCGCGCGCATCGCCGAACTGTCCCGACTGCCCATCGCCGAACTCTGGACGGTGTGGGACCGGTACTTCACCAGCCGCCCGATCAATCCGAACCGGGCCTTCGTCGAGTCCCGCATCGCCTACAAGCTGCAGGAGGAAGCCTTTGGCGGCCTGGCCCCAGCCACGCGCCAGCGCCTCGAGGCCATCGGCGCGAAGCACTCGAAGATCAAGCTGCGCGCCAGGCCGCGCGAGTTCAACTTCGCGCCAGGCACCGTGCTACTGCGCGAATGGGGCGAGCGGGAGCACAAGGTGACGGTCACCGCCGAAGGTCTGTTCGAGTACGAGGGCCACACCTTCAAGAGCTTGACCGCCGTGGCGCGGCACATCACCGGCACGCACTGGTCGGGGCCGTTGTTCTTCGGGCTGGTTGGCAAAGGGGGTGCGCAGTGA
- a CDS encoding LacI family transcriptional regulator, whose protein sequence is MSRRHRGRATGDPVTYQTPLPAGGVQLETFLPWTLVRRGLKKQVITPLDAPQAFLDEARRERLVREADEDSPLMRAFGLACHWQRLLDEGRFNSITEIAAAEGIDRGQASKIAQLARVAPDIVEACVSGRAKGLTLQRLIRRPVPTAWDAQRAQYRQFP, encoded by the coding sequence GTGAGCCGCCGGCACCGAGGCCGGGCCACGGGCGACCCGGTGACGTATCAGACGCCACTGCCCGCCGGCGGCGTCCAACTGGAAACCTTCCTGCCCTGGACGCTGGTTCGCCGGGGGCTGAAGAAGCAGGTCATCACGCCGCTGGATGCGCCGCAGGCATTTCTGGATGAGGCACGGCGCGAGCGGCTGGTGCGGGAGGCGGATGAAGACAGCCCGCTGATGCGGGCCTTCGGGCTCGCATGCCACTGGCAGCGACTGCTTGACGAGGGGCGGTTCAATTCGATCACCGAGATCGCGGCGGCCGAAGGGATCGACCGGGGGCAGGCCAGCAAGATCGCGCAGTTGGCCCGTGTCGCTCCGGACATTGTGGAGGCGTGCGTAAGCGGGCGGGCCAAGGGCCTCACCCTGCAACGGCTGATCCGCCGTCCGGTGCCGACCGCGTGGGATGCCCAAAGGGCGCAGTACCGCCAGTTCCCCTGA